In Streptomyces chartreusis NRRL 3882, the following are encoded in one genomic region:
- a CDS encoding beta-galactosidase encodes MPGLSDATRGRLLFGGDYNPEQWPQETWHEDVRLMKDAGVNSVTLGVFSWSKLEPEPGAREFGWLDMLMDLMHENGIGVVLATPTASPPPWMGRLHPDTLPVTEDGRTEWWGGRQHFSHSSATYRRYAAAITEDLAARYGGHPALTMWHINNEYCTFDYGDEAAAAFRRWLREKYGTLDALNEAWGTAFWSQGYDCWDGVLPPRLPHYMRNPGQVLDFRRFTSDMLLECYTAERDIVRRHTPHLPVTSNFMPLWFGQDAWRWAAEEDVVSVDLYPDPRDPLGAQSSALVQDMTRSQARGPWMLMEQAAGPVNWRGVNHPKPRGLNRLWSLQAVARGADAVCYFQWRQSRQGAEKFHSGMVSHAGEQGRTYQEVKQLGADLARIAPQVAGRHLTANVAVLHDWNAWWAGAQDGRPSSQVDYPDVLRAWHRALWQAHLTTDFAHPEHDLTPYSMVVVPQLYALTDAAIDNLLAYVRGGGTLVCGFLTGVADEDDRVRPGGMDARLRELFGIRTLHEWWPLDAGETVAVEGFRGTLWSEEIEPAGPDHTTCYKGGELDGMPAVLRKGRAWYVSTLPEPEALRELLARIAGDAGVRPVLDGLPEQVEAVLRGEVLFVLNHGREPVTVEVPGTHQDLLTGTAVTDRVTLGRYGAAVLRP; translated from the coding sequence ATGCCCGGCCTGAGCGACGCGACCCGAGGCCGTCTCCTGTTCGGCGGCGACTACAACCCGGAGCAGTGGCCGCAGGAGACCTGGCACGAGGACGTCCGGCTGATGAAGGACGCCGGCGTCAACTCCGTCACCCTCGGGGTGTTCTCCTGGTCGAAGCTCGAACCGGAGCCGGGCGCACGGGAGTTCGGCTGGCTGGACATGCTGATGGACCTGATGCACGAGAACGGCATCGGGGTCGTCCTCGCCACCCCCACCGCCTCGCCCCCGCCCTGGATGGGCCGCCTGCACCCCGACACCCTGCCCGTCACCGAGGACGGCCGCACCGAGTGGTGGGGCGGCCGTCAGCACTTCTCGCACTCCAGCGCCACCTACCGGCGCTACGCCGCCGCCATCACCGAGGACCTGGCCGCCCGCTACGGCGGCCACCCGGCCCTGACGATGTGGCACATCAACAACGAGTACTGCACCTTCGACTACGGCGACGAGGCCGCGGCCGCCTTCCGCCGCTGGCTGCGCGAGAAGTACGGCACCCTCGACGCCCTCAACGAGGCCTGGGGCACCGCCTTCTGGAGCCAGGGCTACGACTGCTGGGACGGCGTCCTGCCGCCCCGCCTGCCCCACTACATGCGCAACCCCGGCCAGGTCCTGGACTTCCGGCGCTTCACCTCGGACATGCTCCTGGAGTGCTACACCGCCGAGCGGGACATCGTCCGCCGGCACACCCCGCACCTGCCGGTGACCAGCAACTTCATGCCGCTGTGGTTCGGGCAGGACGCGTGGCGCTGGGCGGCGGAGGAGGACGTCGTCTCCGTCGACCTCTACCCGGACCCGCGTGATCCGCTCGGCGCCCAGAGCAGCGCGCTCGTCCAGGACATGACCCGCTCCCAGGCCCGCGGGCCCTGGATGCTCATGGAGCAGGCGGCCGGACCGGTCAACTGGCGCGGCGTGAACCACCCCAAGCCGCGCGGCCTCAACCGGCTGTGGTCCCTCCAGGCCGTGGCCCGGGGCGCCGACGCCGTCTGCTACTTCCAGTGGCGGCAGTCCCGGCAGGGCGCGGAGAAGTTCCACTCCGGCATGGTCAGCCACGCCGGGGAGCAGGGCCGTACGTACCAGGAGGTCAAGCAGCTCGGCGCGGACCTGGCGAGGATCGCCCCTCAGGTGGCCGGCCGGCACCTCACCGCGAACGTCGCCGTCCTGCACGACTGGAACGCCTGGTGGGCCGGCGCCCAGGACGGCCGCCCGTCCAGCCAGGTCGACTACCCGGACGTCCTGCGGGCCTGGCACCGGGCCCTCTGGCAGGCGCACCTCACCACCGACTTCGCCCACCCCGAGCACGATCTGACGCCGTACTCGATGGTCGTCGTGCCGCAGCTGTACGCGCTCACCGACGCGGCGATCGACAACCTCCTCGCCTACGTCCGCGGTGGCGGCACCCTCGTCTGCGGGTTCCTGACGGGCGTCGCCGACGAGGACGACCGGGTGCGCCCCGGGGGCATGGACGCCCGGCTGCGGGAGCTGTTCGGCATCCGCACGCTGCACGAGTGGTGGCCGCTGGACGCGGGGGAGACCGTCGCGGTCGAGGGCTTCCGGGGCACGCTGTGGTCCGAGGAGATAGAGCCCGCCGGCCCCGACCACACGACCTGCTACAAGGGCGGCGAACTGGACGGCATGCCCGCCGTACTGCGCAAGGGCCGGGCCTGGTACGTCTCCACCCTCCCGGAGCCCGAGGCCCTGCGCGAGCTGCTGGCCCGGATCGCCGGCGACGCGGGCGTCCGGCCGGTGCTCGACGGCCTCCCCGAGCAGGTCGAGGCCGTCCTGCGGGGCGAGGTGCTGTTCGTGCTCAACCACGGCCGCGAGCCGGTGACCGTCGAGGTCCCCGGCACCCACCAGGACCTGCTGACGGGGACGGCCGTCACCGACCGGGTCACCCTCGGCCGCTACGGCGCGGCGGTGCTCCGGCCATGA
- a CDS encoding glycosyl hydrolase family 95 catalytic domain-containing protein, which yields MTDPAPVHGTWEPHPAVRWEDGFLSGNGHHGALVFGDPNDERIIVTHHTLVRPNGRNPRPPQLAAGLPALQDRLLAGDTTAAESFTDGRPLQWVQPFHPAFQVRLRRPPGDCPDYRRDVDFTTGVVRTAGTGWTSRVFVSRADDVIVQQASGPGLTLGIDLDHRLPGAPTGLGVGHGAVLTPEGALLSLRARYPDSDRACTGVTLLAVTGGTTTLVPPGVHIEGARSVLLLTRVRRHTGELDVVEEGRALRDLLTGYDELLDRHAALHRTAYERVTLDLAADPAERALAGSELLKRPRSAALLERLFAAGRYHLLSASGLFPPRLTGLWTGDWNTAWSGAFTNDANLNLQTASAAAAALPEVTQAHATLIHRQLPDWRDNARAVFGTRGAVAPAHTDGESGHSYHFSREYPLHLWTAGADWLLKPLVDHDETTGTRDPRTAAALAQVALFYEDFLTRTDEAGRLVVVPSYSPENRPAGASWGTLNAAMDLSAARHALLTAAAYHPGPDADRWRALADRLPPHRINADGALAEWAWPGLADSYDHRHLSHLYGVWPLDEITPYDTPELAAAAHRALELRGAENDSAHGHLHHALIAARLGDADRVAHALGQVLDGDFFHDSLMSAHYPKRDVYNADAAHTLPAVLIEMLVQSAPDRLVLLPALPTSCPSGALRGVRTRFGAELDLTWSPDGGATAVLRPSRTVRVELRTSSGAEPLHLVAGEDRVLTVRAR from the coding sequence ATGACCGACCCCGCACCCGTCCACGGCACGTGGGAGCCGCACCCGGCCGTCCGCTGGGAGGACGGCTTCCTGAGCGGCAACGGCCACCACGGCGCCCTAGTGTTCGGCGACCCGAACGACGAGCGGATCATCGTCACCCACCACACCCTGGTACGGCCCAACGGCAGGAACCCCAGGCCCCCACAGCTCGCCGCCGGCCTCCCGGCCCTCCAGGACCGCCTCCTGGCGGGCGACACGACCGCCGCCGAGAGCTTCACGGACGGCCGCCCACTCCAGTGGGTGCAGCCCTTCCACCCCGCCTTCCAGGTCCGGCTGCGCCGGCCGCCGGGCGACTGCCCCGACTACCGGCGCGACGTCGACTTCACCACGGGTGTGGTGCGGACGGCCGGCACCGGCTGGACCAGTCGCGTCTTCGTCTCCCGCGCCGACGACGTGATCGTCCAGCAGGCAAGCGGTCCGGGCCTCACCCTCGGCATCGACCTGGACCACCGGCTGCCCGGGGCGCCCACCGGACTGGGCGTCGGCCACGGGGCCGTCCTCACTCCCGAGGGCGCCCTGCTGAGCCTGCGCGCCCGCTACCCGGACAGCGACCGGGCCTGCACCGGCGTCACCCTGCTCGCCGTCACGGGGGGCACGACGACCCTCGTGCCCCCCGGCGTGCACATCGAGGGAGCCCGGTCGGTGCTGCTCCTCACCAGGGTGCGCCGGCACACCGGCGAACTGGACGTGGTCGAGGAGGGGCGTGCCCTGCGCGACCTGCTCACCGGGTACGACGAGCTCCTCGACCGCCATGCCGCCCTGCACCGCACCGCCTACGAGCGCGTCACCCTCGACCTCGCCGCCGACCCCGCCGAAAGGGCGCTGGCCGGCTCCGAGTTGCTGAAGCGGCCCCGCAGTGCCGCCCTGCTGGAGCGCCTGTTCGCGGCCGGCCGCTACCACCTGCTGTCCGCGAGCGGCCTCTTCCCGCCCCGCCTGACCGGACTGTGGACCGGCGACTGGAACACGGCCTGGTCGGGCGCGTTCACCAACGACGCCAACCTCAACCTCCAGACCGCCTCGGCCGCTGCCGCGGCCCTGCCCGAGGTCACGCAGGCCCACGCCACGCTGATCCACCGCCAGTTGCCCGACTGGCGCGACAACGCCCGCGCGGTCTTCGGCACCCGGGGCGCCGTCGCACCCGCCCACACCGACGGCGAGTCCGGCCACTCGTACCACTTCAGCCGCGAGTACCCGCTGCACCTGTGGACCGCCGGCGCCGACTGGCTGCTCAAACCGCTCGTCGACCATGACGAGACCACGGGCACGCGCGACCCCCGCACCGCCGCCGCACTCGCCCAGGTCGCCCTCTTCTACGAGGACTTCCTCACCCGCACGGACGAGGCCGGCCGGCTCGTCGTCGTCCCCTCCTACTCGCCCGAGAACCGGCCCGCAGGCGCGAGCTGGGGCACCCTCAACGCGGCGATGGACCTCTCCGCGGCCCGTCACGCCCTGCTGACGGCCGCCGCCTACCACCCGGGCCCCGACGCCGACCGCTGGCGCGCCCTCGCCGACCGGCTCCCCCCGCACCGGATCAACGCCGACGGAGCCCTGGCCGAATGGGCCTGGCCGGGCCTGGCGGACTCCTACGACCACCGCCACCTCAGCCACCTCTACGGCGTCTGGCCGCTCGACGAGATCACCCCCTACGACACCCCCGAACTCGCGGCCGCCGCGCACCGCGCCCTCGAACTGCGCGGCGCCGAGAACGACTCCGCCCACGGGCACCTGCACCACGCGCTCATCGCGGCCCGGCTCGGGGACGCCGACCGCGTCGCCCACGCCCTCGGCCAGGTCCTGGACGGCGACTTCTTCCACGACTCCCTGATGAGCGCCCACTACCCCAAGCGGGACGTCTACAACGCCGACGCCGCGCACACCCTGCCCGCCGTGCTGATCGAGATGCTCGTGCAGTCGGCCCCGGACCGGCTGGTGCTGCTCCCCGCGCTG
- a CDS encoding carbohydrate ABC transporter permease, whose amino-acid sequence MTSVMWEPRQDTGPAPQQKAPRWWQAPPRPSWEEKPSKAGLAGKGIALSFACLAILFPLWIVVVTSLSSRKTINEAGGLVLVPKDITFIAYEELLSGGQVTRAAVISVLVTLVGTLFSMAVSVLCAYGLSRSGSLGHRWILMTLLATMFFSAGLIPTYLLVQSLGLTDSYLALILPSAISVFNILVLRGFFMGISQELIDSARIDGAGDFRILWQIVMPLSRAVLAVITLFYAVGYWSAWFNASIYLNDQDMMPLQNVMIQLVQKQEAPVGLSQAIRTGQLSGLAVQMAVMVMALLPVAVLSPFVQKHFKKGMLTGAVKG is encoded by the coding sequence ATGACGTCCGTGATGTGGGAGCCGCGCCAGGACACCGGACCGGCCCCGCAGCAGAAGGCCCCCCGCTGGTGGCAGGCCCCGCCCCGCCCCTCCTGGGAGGAGAAGCCCTCCAAAGCCGGTCTCGCGGGCAAGGGCATCGCCCTGTCGTTCGCCTGCCTGGCGATCCTCTTCCCGCTGTGGATCGTGGTCGTCACGAGCCTCTCCTCGCGGAAGACCATCAACGAGGCGGGCGGCCTCGTGCTGGTGCCCAAGGACATCACCTTCATCGCCTACGAGGAACTGCTCAGTGGTGGCCAGGTCACCCGCGCGGCGGTCATCAGTGTCCTCGTCACCCTGGTCGGCACGCTGTTCTCGATGGCGGTGTCCGTCCTGTGCGCCTACGGCCTGTCCCGCAGCGGGTCCCTCGGCCACCGCTGGATCCTGATGACGCTGCTGGCGACCATGTTCTTCAGCGCCGGCCTCATCCCCACCTACCTGCTGGTTCAGTCCCTCGGCCTGACGGACAGCTATCTCGCGCTGATCCTGCCGAGCGCCATCAGTGTCTTCAACATCCTCGTCCTGCGCGGGTTCTTCATGGGCATCTCGCAGGAACTCATCGACAGCGCGCGCATCGACGGTGCCGGGGACTTCCGGATCCTCTGGCAGATCGTCATGCCGCTGTCGCGGGCCGTCCTCGCGGTGATCACGCTGTTCTACGCCGTCGGGTACTGGAGCGCCTGGTTCAACGCGTCGATCTACCTGAACGACCAGGACATGATGCCGCTGCAGAACGTCATGATCCAGCTCGTGCAGAAGCAGGAAGCCCCGGTCGGCCTGAGCCAGGCCATCAGGACCGGCCAGCTGTCGGGGCTGGCTGTGCAGATGGCGGTTATGGTGATGGCCCTCCTCCCGGTCGCCGTCCTGTCGCCCTTCGTCCAGAAGCACTTCAAGAAGGGCATGCTGACGGGCGCCGTCAAGGGCTGA
- a CDS encoding extracellular solute-binding protein codes for MTPNAASASSGPSRRSFLASTAVATAAVAGGMPLLSACGGSDSGSRDGTTSGKDAKKILPTYVASNVVKPDIPSKNGSAMGFTSKLDIATLKTSVPKKLGKGGKVTVMAPFWGSPPKQNNPYYTAMNDLIGVDVQWRNQDGNTYDQKVGAVLASSDIPDVVVVPSWNMMGKIPSAIMSKFADLGPYLSGDKVKEYPNLAAIPSDAWRRSIFGGKLMGLPMPAGYVPNIVPLYRRDIFDKEGYEIPRSADEFMALCKEITNPRAKRWACGDMKWTAFSNFGVLGGGEKPLWWNLVDGKLINRIETPEYLEAIEWTRKLFAAGVVHPNFKLGKSQIGDPAPKFAAGEFLIWNNDMSNWYVQQASLMAQNPDVKVWGMDIWGHDGGDPTLYATMPANIFAFVNKKAAESVIRDVLAVANVTAAPYGTKEWMMTNYGVEGTHYTLKDGAPVKNDKGNNEVNNAYVFVASPAATIAHPDLPEYTKAQVEWQQRMGAFTKKSSFWGMQITEPSRYTNLANDFEQLEDDIIRGHKKISDMQQAISDWKSKGGDKLRDWYKKLLDENGSAAS; via the coding sequence ATGACGCCGAACGCCGCCTCCGCCTCCTCCGGACCGAGCCGGAGAAGTTTCCTCGCCTCCACGGCGGTCGCCACCGCAGCAGTGGCGGGCGGGATGCCGCTGCTCTCCGCGTGCGGCGGGTCGGACAGTGGGTCGCGGGACGGGACCACGTCGGGCAAGGACGCCAAGAAGATCCTGCCGACGTACGTGGCCAGCAACGTGGTGAAGCCGGACATCCCGTCCAAGAACGGCTCCGCGATGGGCTTCACCAGCAAGCTCGACATCGCCACCCTCAAGACGTCGGTGCCGAAGAAGCTCGGCAAGGGCGGCAAGGTGACCGTCATGGCGCCGTTCTGGGGCTCGCCGCCGAAGCAGAACAACCCCTACTACACGGCGATGAACGACCTGATCGGCGTCGACGTCCAGTGGCGCAACCAGGACGGCAACACCTACGACCAGAAGGTCGGCGCGGTCCTCGCCTCCAGCGACATCCCGGACGTGGTCGTCGTCCCCAGCTGGAACATGATGGGCAAGATACCCAGCGCCATCATGAGCAAGTTCGCCGACCTGGGCCCGTACCTGTCCGGGGACAAGGTCAAGGAGTACCCCAACCTCGCGGCGATCCCCAGCGACGCCTGGCGGCGCTCCATATTCGGCGGCAAGCTGATGGGTCTGCCGATGCCCGCCGGGTACGTCCCGAACATCGTGCCTCTCTACCGCCGGGACATCTTCGACAAGGAGGGCTACGAGATCCCGCGGTCCGCCGACGAGTTCATGGCCCTGTGCAAGGAGATCACCAACCCCAGGGCGAAGCGGTGGGCCTGCGGTGACATGAAGTGGACCGCGTTCAGCAACTTCGGTGTGCTCGGGGGCGGTGAGAAGCCGCTCTGGTGGAACCTGGTCGACGGCAAGCTGATCAACCGCATCGAGACCCCGGAGTACCTGGAAGCCATCGAGTGGACGCGCAAGCTGTTCGCCGCCGGAGTCGTCCATCCCAACTTCAAGCTGGGCAAGAGCCAGATCGGGGACCCGGCCCCGAAGTTCGCCGCGGGCGAGTTCCTGATCTGGAACAACGACATGTCCAACTGGTACGTGCAGCAGGCCTCCTTGATGGCCCAGAACCCCGACGTCAAGGTCTGGGGCATGGACATCTGGGGCCACGACGGCGGTGACCCCACGCTGTACGCCACGATGCCGGCCAACATCTTCGCCTTCGTCAACAAGAAGGCAGCCGAGTCCGTCATCCGCGACGTCCTGGCGGTCGCCAACGTCACCGCGGCGCCGTACGGCACCAAGGAGTGGATGATGACCAACTACGGTGTCGAGGGCACCCACTACACGCTCAAGGACGGCGCCCCCGTCAAGAACGACAAGGGCAACAACGAGGTCAACAACGCCTACGTCTTCGTGGCGAGCCCCGCCGCGACCATCGCACACCCCGACCTCCCGGAGTACACCAAGGCCCAGGTCGAATGGCAGCAGCGGATGGGCGCCTTCACCAAGAAGTCGTCGTTCTGGGGCATGCAGATCACCGAGCCCTCCCGCTACACCAACCTCGCCAACGACTTCGAGCAGCTCGAGGACGACATCATCCGCGGCCACAAGAAGATCAGCGACATGCAGCAGGCCATCTCCGACTGGAAGAGCAAGGGCGGCGACAAGCTGCGCGACTGGTACAAGAAGCTTCTCGACGAGAACGGCTCGGCGGCGAGCTGA
- a CDS encoding ABC transporter permease, producing MSHSTVPRSSTEADMSEKTPVASGDATGSRQEPPTGKLSLRHRFRRDRVLVLMTLPAVLLVLVFNYLPILGNVVAFQDYDPYISDNGVVSILNSPFVGLENFQRMFEDSAFWNAVENTLVLFFVQLVLFFPIPILLALLINSVVRPRVRAVAQAVLYLPHFFSWVLVIAVFQQMFGGAGMLSQLLRQNGYDGIDIMTNPDTFPFLLTAQSVWKDAGWGIIVFLAALASVPHDHYEAAAMDGAGRWRRMWHVTLPALRPVIALLLVLRVGDALTVGFEQILLQRDGVGPGAGEVLDTFVWWNGVRNQDFGYAAAAGLVKGVVSIGLVLAANKVAHLMGEQGVYKK from the coding sequence GTGTCCCACAGCACGGTGCCTCGGAGCAGTACCGAGGCCGACATGTCCGAGAAGACCCCGGTGGCGTCCGGTGACGCCACCGGTTCCCGGCAGGAGCCACCCACGGGCAAACTGAGCCTGAGGCACAGGTTCCGACGCGACCGCGTCCTGGTCCTCATGACGCTGCCGGCCGTCCTGCTGGTCCTGGTCTTCAACTACCTGCCCATCCTCGGCAACGTCGTCGCCTTCCAGGACTACGACCCCTACATCAGCGACAACGGCGTCGTCTCCATCCTGAACAGCCCCTTCGTGGGCCTGGAGAACTTCCAGCGGATGTTCGAGGACTCGGCCTTCTGGAACGCCGTCGAGAACACGCTCGTGCTGTTCTTCGTCCAGCTCGTGCTGTTCTTCCCCATCCCGATCCTGCTCGCGCTGCTCATCAACAGCGTGGTCCGGCCCCGGGTGCGGGCCGTAGCGCAGGCGGTTCTCTACCTGCCGCACTTCTTCTCGTGGGTGCTGGTCATCGCCGTCTTCCAGCAGATGTTCGGCGGCGCGGGGATGCTCTCCCAACTGCTCAGGCAGAACGGGTACGACGGCATCGACATCATGACCAACCCGGACACCTTTCCCTTCCTGCTCACCGCGCAGAGCGTGTGGAAGGACGCCGGGTGGGGGATCATCGTCTTCCTCGCCGCCCTGGCGTCGGTTCCACACGACCACTACGAGGCAGCCGCGATGGACGGCGCCGGACGCTGGCGCCGCATGTGGCACGTCACGCTTCCCGCCCTGCGCCCGGTGATCGCCCTCCTCCTCGTGCTGCGCGTCGGCGACGCCCTGACCGTCGGCTTCGAACAGATCCTGCTGCAACGGGACGGCGTCGGACCGGGCGCGGGGGAGGTCCTCGACACCTTCGTGTGGTGGAACGGCGTGCGCAACCAGGACTTCGGCTACGCGGCCGCCGCCGGTCTCGTCAAGGGCGTGGTCAGCATCGGCCTGGTCCTCGCCGCGAACAAGGTGGCCCATCTCATGGGCGAGCAGGGGGTGTACAAGAAATGA
- a CDS encoding sialidase family protein produces the protein MHASSPSRRAVLAGTAAAAALTTVPFLPGRAHAAEAAVSAGQAYRWRNVVQGGTGFISGVLFHPSVRGLAYARTDIGGAYRWDDRTDRWIPLTDHLGWDDWNLLGVEAMAVDPAHPNRLYLALGTYTQSWAGNGAVLRSEDRGATWKRTDLTVKLGANEDGRGCGERLLVDPRDSDTLWLGTRHDGLLKSTDRGATWKAVGFPATPGATGQGVTLLVAAGRTVYAGWGDSDGTSANLYRTADGTTWKAVPGQPAGTAAKVPVRAAYDRYTCELYVTYANAPGPNGQSDGSVHKLRTTTGKWTEVTPVKPGGATDDGGTDSFGYGGVAVDARRPGTVVVSTNNRWSLVDTLYRTTDGGRTWTSLKDKAVLDVSETPYLKWGADKPKFGWWIQAVGLDPFDSRHIVYGTGATLYGTRDLRNWAPQIRGLEEASIRHLISPPAGEAHLISGSGDIGVMYHERLTASPSRGMASNPVFGTATGLALATAKPSYVVRAGWGDHGNGAWSDDGGKTWAPFTAQPDVAESAPGPIATNADGSVLLWSFGASNPGYRSADNGGTWSEVASFPKGAVPVADPVDPAVFYAFDTTTGTLFASTDSGRTFTARATGLNSGDTEFQLAAAPGRSGDLWLSLKGNGLYRSSDGGASFTKAGSCRASYTLGFGKAAEGASYPALYMVGSTESITAVYRSDDEAKSWTRVNDDQHQWGWIGATIAGDPRVYGRVYIATNGRGVQYGEPA, from the coding sequence ATGCATGCGTCCAGCCCGAGCAGACGTGCCGTTCTCGCCGGTACCGCGGCCGCCGCCGCGCTCACCACCGTCCCCTTCCTGCCCGGGCGCGCGCACGCCGCCGAAGCGGCCGTCTCGGCCGGCCAGGCGTACCGCTGGCGCAACGTCGTCCAGGGCGGCACCGGCTTCATCAGCGGGGTGCTGTTCCACCCCTCCGTCCGCGGCCTCGCCTACGCCCGTACCGACATCGGCGGTGCCTACCGCTGGGACGACCGGACCGACCGGTGGATCCCGCTGACCGACCACCTCGGCTGGGACGACTGGAACCTGCTCGGTGTGGAGGCGATGGCCGTCGACCCGGCCCACCCGAACCGGCTGTACCTCGCCCTCGGGACGTACACGCAGTCGTGGGCCGGCAACGGGGCCGTGCTGCGGTCGGAGGACCGCGGCGCGACCTGGAAGCGCACCGACCTCACCGTGAAGCTCGGGGCCAACGAGGACGGGCGTGGCTGCGGGGAGCGGCTGCTCGTCGACCCGCGGGACAGCGACACCCTGTGGCTGGGCACCCGGCACGACGGGCTGCTCAAGTCGACCGACCGGGGCGCCACCTGGAAGGCCGTGGGCTTCCCGGCCACCCCCGGCGCCACCGGCCAGGGCGTCACCCTCCTCGTCGCCGCGGGCCGTACCGTCTACGCCGGCTGGGGCGACTCCGACGGCACCTCCGCGAACCTCTACCGAACCGCCGACGGCACGACCTGGAAGGCCGTCCCGGGACAGCCCGCCGGCACCGCCGCCAAGGTCCCGGTCCGGGCCGCGTACGACCGGTACACCTGTGAGCTGTACGTGACGTACGCCAACGCCCCCGGCCCCAACGGCCAGTCCGACGGCAGTGTGCACAAGCTGCGTACCACCACCGGGAAGTGGACCGAGGTCACGCCCGTGAAGCCCGGCGGGGCGACGGACGACGGCGGGACCGACTCCTTCGGCTACGGCGGTGTCGCCGTCGACGCCCGCCGCCCCGGCACGGTCGTCGTCTCCACCAACAACCGCTGGTCGCTGGTCGACACCCTGTACCGGACCACCGACGGCGGCCGCACCTGGACGTCCTTGAAGGACAAGGCCGTCCTGGACGTCTCCGAGACCCCGTACCTCAAGTGGGGTGCCGACAAGCCCAAGTTCGGCTGGTGGATCCAGGCCGTCGGCCTCGACCCGTTCGACTCGCGGCACATCGTCTACGGCACCGGCGCGACCCTCTACGGCACCCGGGACCTCAGGAACTGGGCCCCGCAGATCCGCGGTCTGGAGGAGGCGTCCATCCGCCACCTGATCTCCCCTCCGGCCGGCGAGGCGCACCTGATCAGCGGGTCCGGGGACATCGGCGTGATGTACCACGAGCGGCTCACGGCATCCCCCTCGCGCGGCATGGCGTCGAACCCGGTGTTCGGCACGGCGACGGGACTCGCACTGGCCACGGCCAAACCGTCCTACGTCGTGCGGGCCGGGTGGGGCGACCACGGCAACGGCGCCTGGTCCGACGACGGCGGCAAGACCTGGGCCCCCTTCACGGCCCAGCCGGACGTGGCCGAGTCCGCACCGGGGCCGATCGCCACCAACGCCGACGGCAGCGTGCTGCTGTGGTCCTTCGGCGCGAGCAACCCGGGATACCGCTCGGCGGACAACGGCGGCACCTGGTCCGAGGTGGCCTCCTTCCCGAAGGGAGCCGTCCCGGTGGCGGACCCCGTGGACCCGGCCGTGTTCTACGCCTTCGACACCACCACCGGCACCCTGTTCGCCAGCACCGACAGCGGCCGGACCTTCACCGCGCGGGCCACCGGGCTGAACTCCGGCGACACCGAGTTCCAGCTGGCCGCGGCGCCGGGCCGCTCCGGGGACCTGTGGCTGAGCCTGAAGGGGAACGGGCTGTACCGCTCCTCCGACGGCGGCGCGAGCTTCACCAAGGCCGGCAGCTGCCGGGCGTCGTACACGCTCGGCTTCGGCAAGGCCGCCGAGGGCGCCTCCTACCCGGCGCTCTACATGGTCGGCTCCACCGAGAGCATCACCGCCGTGTACCGCTCCGACGACGAGGCCAAGAGCTGGACCAGGGTCAACGACGACCAGCACCAGTGGGGCTGGATCGGCGCGACCATCGCCGGGGATCCGCGCGTCTACGGCCGGGTCTACATCGCCACCAACGGGCGCGGCGTGCAGTACGGGGAGCCCGCCTGA